Within the Armatimonadota bacterium genome, the region TCTGCCTTCGAATGTATAGATGCGCAGGACACGTTGAAGGTTTCGCATTCTCGTCAGGCACAAGAGGATTCACACTGACGTTGTCCTATCGGGAGCGAGATTCCTCTCTCGCTGCGCGCGACCGGAATGACGCTGCTGCGGGCTGGTGCGGGGCTACGCCGGGCGCGACACAGGTAGGGGCAAGGCATGCCTTGCCCCTACGGGCGGTTTCGCGCGATTGAAAATCGCGCGCCCAAGGAATCCCTCGAAACATGGTTGACGGAGCACTACGCGCGATCACGATGACACTGCCGCGGGCTGGTGCGGGGCCGCCCCGAAGTGTATGCGAACAGCAGCGGGCGACGGTTGTGTCATTCAGAGCCCCGACGTGTCGGGGCGAAGAATCTCGCTCCCAGCATGCGCAGCGGCGAAGGAAGAACCGTCTTGCGCGACCATTACGACCGGTTTCTTCGTGACGTGAAATGTCCCCGCCCCGCGGGGTCGGGTGCGGCTAGGTCGCGCAGCGACCGCCGTGGCCCTAGGTCAGAGACCGGGATGGCGGCCCAAGGTGGCTAGGTGGCTCCGCCACCGCCACGGCGGTCTGCAGAGCAGACCTAGCCGCCTAGCCAGCGGCCCTCCGGGCTTAGCCACTCGGAATGGCACCGCCGAGCCTTAACCCATGATCCGGGTCCCACCGAGAGGCGCAGTGCGCGGCTGTGCGCGGAGTTGCGAGGTTACTGCCCGCCGCCGTGGTCGCGGGCGATCTGGAGCCGGTTGAGCGCCCGGCGCAGGGCCGCCTCCGCGGCGACGAATCGCGGCTCGCCGCGCGTCAGCGTCGAGCGTTCTTCTTCCGCCCGGCGGCGGGCGGCTTCGGCGCGGGCGAGGTCAATCTGGTCGGCGCGCTCGGCGGCATCGGCGAGCAGGGTCGCGCGGTTGTCAGCGACCTGTAGGAAGCCCCCGGCGACGGCGAAGTAGGTCTCTTCGCCGTCAGCGGTGGTCGCGCGCGCCCGGCCGATGCCGAGCCCGGTAATCAACGGGGCGTGATTGGCCAGCACCCCCAAGGAGCCCTCGCTGCCGGGCGCGACCAGGCTCGTCACCGATCCGGCGAACACCGTGCGATCGGGGGTGATCACCTCGAGCTCGAACGACGGCGACATTACGCTCCTCGCTGCTGCAGGGTCTCGGCCTTCTGCATCGCCTCCTCGATGGTGCCGACCATGTAGAACGCCTGCTCCGGCAGATGGTCGTGCTTGCCCTCGAGGATCTCCTTGAATCCGCGCACCGTGTCGGCGACGCGCACGTAGCGGCCTTCGAGCCCGGTGAAGACCTCGGCGACGAAGAACGGCTGCGACAGGAAGCGCTCGATGCGGCGCGCGCGCTGGACGACGAGCTTGTCGTCGTCGGACAGCTCGTCCATGCCGAGGATGGCGATGATGTCCTGGAGGTCCTTGTTGCGCTGCAACATCTCCTGCACCTGGCGCGCGACCGCGTAGTGCTCGTCGCCGACGATGGCGGGGTCGAGGATACGCGAGGTCGAGCGCAGGGGATCTACCGCCGGGTAGATCGCTTTCTCGAAGATGGCGCGGTCGAGCACCGTCACCGCGTCGAGATGGGCCATGGTGGTGGCGGGGGCGGGGTCGGTGATGTCGTCGGCGGGGACGTAGATCGCCTGCAGGGAGGTGATGGAGCCGCGCTGGGTGGAGGTGATGCGCTCCTGCAGCTCGCCCATCTCGCTGGCGAGGGTGGGCTGGTAGCCGACGGCCGAGGGCATGCGCCCCAGCAGCGCCGAGACCTCGCTGCCCGCCTGCACGAAGCGAAAGATGTTGTCAATGAAGAGCAGCACGTCCTGCCCCTCTTGATCGCGGAAATACTCGGCCATGGTGAGCGCGGTCAGCCCCACCCGCAGGCGCGCCCCCGGCGGCTCATTCATCTGCCCGAAGACCATGACCGTCTTATCAATGACCCCCGACTCCTGCATCTCCAGGTAGAGCTGGTTGCCCTCGCGGGTGCGCTCGCCGACGCCGCCGAAGACCGAGGTGCCGCCGTGCTCGGCCGCGATGTTGCGGATGAGCTCCATCAGCAGCACCGTCTTGCCCACCCCCGCGCCGCCGAACATGCCGACCTTGCCCCCGCGCGGGTAGGGGCAGATGAGGTCCACCACCTTGAACCCGGTCTCGAAAACGTCGGTGACGATGCCCTGCTCCTCGAATGACGGCGGCTCGCGATGGATCGGCAGGCGCTGCGTGACCTCTGGGGCGGGCTTATTGTCTATCGGCTGCCCCAGGACGTCGAACATGCGCCCCAGGGTGTGCGGCCCCACCGGCACCGTGATCGGCCCGCCGGTGTCCACCGCCTCCATCCCGCGGCGCAGGCCGTCGCTGCTGGCCATGGCGACGCAGCGCACGACGTCGTCGCCCAGGTGCTGTGCCGCCTCCACCGTCAACTTTCGATCATGCTCGGGGTCAGCGATCACGATCGCGTTCATGATTTGCGGCAGCTGCTCGGGCTTGAAGCGCACGTCCACCACCGGCCCGATGATCTGCACGACCTTACCTGTTGCCATCTCCCGTCACTCCGCTTCTTGGGGCGATCGGGGGATCGGCCCCTATCGAATCGCCGTTGATGCGCGTTGATCCGCGGCTGCCACTCACGCCAGCGCCTCGGCGGTGCCGACAATGTCGAGCAGCTCGCCGGTGATGGCGGCCTGGCGCGCCTTGTTGTACTGGAGCGTGAGCGCGTCAATCATTTCTTGCGCATTGTCGGTGGCGAGCGTCATCGCCGTCACTCGCGCTTGGTGCTCGCTCGCCTTGGCGTCCAGCGCCGCCGCCCACACCCGCGTGCCCAGGTAGCGCGGCAGCAGCTCGTCCAACAGCCGCCGCGGCGACGGCTCGTAGATGAACTCCCTTGCGGGCGCGACTTCGCTGACGTCGCGGCTGTCTCGCGCCCCGACGAGTCGGAGCGCGCCCACCCCCTCCGCGGGCGCCAGCGGCAGCAGGCGCTCGACCACCGGGGGGGTCTGCTGGCCGCGCACGCAGCGGGTGTAAACGACGTCCACCGCGTCCCATTCGCCATCGGCGTAGAGCTGAGCGGCGAGGTCGGCGACCTCCGCCAGCGGGCCGAAATCGGCCTCATCGCCCAGGGGCGACAGGCGCTGGCGCAGGTCGTAGCCCGCGCGGCGAAAGAAGTCGCTCGGCTTGCGCCCCAGGGTGATCAACTGCGCGCGCGGCGCCGCGTGGGCGGCCTGCTGCGCGCGGCGGATGAGATTCGCGTTGTAGCCGCCGCAGAGCCCGCGGTCGGCGCCGATGATGATGATACCGTTGGTGTTCACGGGGCGCGCCTGCAGCAGCGGATGCTCGATCTCGACCGCGCCCAGCGCCGCCAGGAGGCCCGCCAGGCGGTCGGCATAGGGGCGCGCCGCACGCACCCGCACCTCGGCCCGTCGCAGCTTGATGGAGGCCACCGTCTTCATCGCGCGCGTGATCTGCTCGATGTTGTGGACGGTGCGGATCTTCCGCTTCACGTCGCGCGTGGAAATCATGGCAGGTATGTGGCCGCGGCTACTTTGCTGGCGCGGCGAACGTCTGCTTGAAATCGCCGACCGCCTGCTTGAGCCGCGCGGTCGTGTCGTCGTCGAGCCTGCCGGTCTCGGTGATGCGCCGCGGCAGGTCGGGGTGGTGCTCGCGCACGAAATCGAGCAGCCCCTGCTCGAACGCGCGCACCTGCTCGACCGCCACGTCGTCGAGAAAGCCCTGGGTGCCCGCGAACAGGGAGAGGACCTGCTCCGCCGCCGACATCATGCGGTACTGCGGCTGCTTGAGCAGCTCGGTCATGCGCTCGCCGCGCTCCAGCTGGTCGCGCGTCGCTTTATCGAGCTCGGTGGCGAACTTGGCGAACGCCGACAGCTCGCGGTAGTAGGCGAGGGCATTGCGCAGCGGCCCGCCGACCTGCTTCATGGCGCCGATCTGGGCCGCGCCGCCGACGCGGGAGACCGAGATGCCGACGTTGATGGCGGGGCGAATGCCGGCGGAGAAGAAATCGCTCTCCAGGTAGATCTGCCCGTCGGTGATGGAGATGAGGTTGGTCGGGATGTAGGCCGAGTAGTCCCCGAGCTGGGTCTCGACGATGGGCAGCGCGGTCAGCGAGCCGCCGCCGCGCTCGTCCGACAGCTTGGCGGCGCGCTCCAGCAGGTGGGCGTGCAGGTAGAAGATGTCGCCGGGGTAGGCCTCGCGCCCCGGCGGCCGCCGCAGCAGCAGCGACACCTCGCGATAGGCCTGCGCGTGCTTCGTCAGGTCGTCATAGACCACCAGCGCGTGCTTGCCGCGGTCGCGGAAATCCTCCGCCATCGAACAGCCGCCATAGGGGGCCACGTACTGCATGGCGGCGGGAGCCGCGGCGGTGGCGCTGACCACGGTCGTGTACTCCATCGCCCCGTGCCTGTGCAGGACGTCCACGACGGTGGCGACGGTGGACTGCTTCTGGCCGATGGCGACGTAAACGCAGTAGACGTCCTGGTCGCGCTGGTTGAGGATGGTGTCCACGCAGATCGCGGTCTTGCCGGTCTGGCGGTCGCCGATGATGAGCTCGCGCTGGCCGCGGCCGATAGGGGTCATGGCGTCAATCGCCTTGAGTCCGGTCTGCAGCGGCTCCTTGACCGGCTGACGTTCGATCACTCCCGGCGCCTCGGTTTCCACCGGGCGCGTGCGCTCGGTGACCACCGGCCCCTTGCCATCCAGCGGCCGCCCCAGGGAGTCAACCACGCGCCCGACCAAAGCCGCGCCCACCGGCACCTGGGCGATGCGGCCCGTCGTACGCGCGGTGTCGCCCTCCTTGATCTCGGTGTCCGACCCCAGGAGGATGCACCCCACATTGTCCTCCTCCAGGTTGAGGGCGATGCCGTAGACCTCCTTGGGGAACTGGATCAACTCGCCCGCCATGGCGCCTGCCAGGCCATAGACACGGGCGATGCCGTCGCCCACCTGCACCACCGTGCCCACGCCCACCGCCTCCGCCGCGGCGCCGTAGCGTTCGATCTCGTCGCGGATGACGGAGCTGACCTCGTCCGGCTCGATCCTCATTCACGCGCCCTCCGGCGTCATGATCCCAGCCCTCGGAACCGCGCGGCGGCCAGCAGCTCGCGCAGCTTCTCCAGCCGCCCGCGCGCCGACGCGTCTATCACTTCGTCGCCGATATTCACCACCAGCCCCGCCAGCACCGCGGGATCAACCTCGCGGGTCAGCTCGACTTGCTTGCCGGTGCGCCGTTCCAGCGCGCGGCGCAGCCGCGCTTGCTGCTCCGCGGTCATGGCCACGGCGCTCACCACCCGCGCCCGTGCCAGCCCGCGCGCCTCGTCCGCCAGTCGGCGGTACTCGGCGATGACGTCGCCCAGGTAGGCCTGGCGCCGGCGTCGCACCAGCAGCGCCAGCAACGTCAACGACAGCGGGGCCAGTCGGCTGAACACCGCCTGCAGGATCTCCTGCTTGCGCGGCGACGGAATCTCGGGATGGGCGAGGGCAGCGGCGAGGGCGGGGTCGGCGGCGATGCCCGCATGTGCGGATTGGAGATCGCTCGCCACCTGCTCCACCAATTGCTGGTCGGCGGCGGCGCGCAAGAGCGCGGCCGCATAGCGGCGGGCGATGCGGCGGTAGATCACTCCGCCTGCTCCAGCCCGGCGATCGCG harbors:
- a CDS encoding F0F1 ATP synthase subunit epsilon, yielding MSPSFELEVITPDRTVFAGSVTSLVAPGSEGSLGVLANHAPLITGLGIGRARATTADGEETYFAVAGGFLQVADNRATLLADAAERADQIDLARAEAARRRAEEERSTLTRGEPRFVAAEAALRRALNRLQIARDHGGGQ
- the atpD gene encoding F0F1 ATP synthase subunit beta: MATGKVVQIIGPVVDVRFKPEQLPQIMNAIVIADPEHDRKLTVEAAQHLGDDVVRCVAMASSDGLRRGMEAVDTGGPITVPVGPHTLGRMFDVLGQPIDNKPAPEVTQRLPIHREPPSFEEQGIVTDVFETGFKVVDLICPYPRGGKVGMFGGAGVGKTVLLMELIRNIAAEHGGTSVFGGVGERTREGNQLYLEMQESGVIDKTVMVFGQMNEPPGARLRVGLTALTMAEYFRDQEGQDVLLFIDNIFRFVQAGSEVSALLGRMPSAVGYQPTLASEMGELQERITSTQRGSITSLQAIYVPADDITDPAPATTMAHLDAVTVLDRAIFEKAIYPAVDPLRSTSRILDPAIVGDEHYAVARQVQEMLQRNKDLQDIIAILGMDELSDDDKLVVQRARRIERFLSQPFFVAEVFTGLEGRYVRVADTVRGFKEILEGKHDHLPEQAFYMVGTIEEAMQKAETLQQRGA
- the atpG gene encoding ATP synthase F1 subunit gamma, coding for MISTRDVKRKIRTVHNIEQITRAMKTVASIKLRRAEVRVRAARPYADRLAGLLAALGAVEIEHPLLQARPVNTNGIIIIGADRGLCGGYNANLIRRAQQAAHAAPRAQLITLGRKPSDFFRRAGYDLRQRLSPLGDEADFGPLAEVADLAAQLYADGEWDAVDVVYTRCVRGQQTPPVVERLLPLAPAEGVGALRLVGARDSRDVSEVAPAREFIYEPSPRRLLDELLPRYLGTRVWAAALDAKASEHQARVTAMTLATDNAQEMIDALTLQYNKARQAAITGELLDIVGTAEALA
- the atpA gene encoding F0F1 ATP synthase subunit alpha, which gives rise to MRIEPDEVSSVIRDEIERYGAAAEAVGVGTVVQVGDGIARVYGLAGAMAGELIQFPKEVYGIALNLEEDNVGCILLGSDTEIKEGDTARTTGRIAQVPVGAALVGRVVDSLGRPLDGKGPVVTERTRPVETEAPGVIERQPVKEPLQTGLKAIDAMTPIGRGQRELIIGDRQTGKTAICVDTILNQRDQDVYCVYVAIGQKQSTVATVVDVLHRHGAMEYTTVVSATAAAPAAMQYVAPYGGCSMAEDFRDRGKHALVVYDDLTKHAQAYREVSLLLRRPPGREAYPGDIFYLHAHLLERAAKLSDERGGGSLTALPIVETQLGDYSAYIPTNLISITDGQIYLESDFFSAGIRPAINVGISVSRVGGAAQIGAMKQVGGPLRNALAYYRELSAFAKFATELDKATRDQLERGERMTELLKQPQYRMMSAAEQVLSLFAGTQGFLDDVAVEQVRAFEQGLLDFVREHHPDLPRRITETGRLDDDTTARLKQAVGDFKQTFAAPAK
- the atpH gene encoding ATP synthase F1 subunit delta, whose product is MIYRRIARRYAAALLRAAADQQLVEQVASDLQSAHAGIAADPALAAALAHPEIPSPRKQEILQAVFSRLAPLSLTLLALLVRRRRQAYLGDVIAEYRRLADEARGLARARVVSAVAMTAEQQARLRRALERRTGKQVELTREVDPAVLAGLVVNIGDEVIDASARGRLEKLRELLAAARFRGLGS